A single genomic interval of Flavobacteriales bacterium harbors:
- a CDS encoding UDP-N-acetylmuramate--L-alanine ligase, translated as MSIAVQRLYFVGIGGIGMSGLARYFRRAGAVVGGYDRTPSPLIDSLSAEGMSIHFDEDPASIPATLRERPAEVLVVRTPAVPAASPLLAWWTAAGARIVKRSELLGLITRDRRTYAVAGTHGKTTVSTMLTHLLHSGGVPVNAFLGGISANYHTNVLLDEGAVANVVEADEYDRSFLQLSPADAIITAADPDHLDIYGTAEAMLDAYRSFAGLCTGRLLVHERVKAALPGLKADTYAIGGEGVPRAEQVEVREGAYRFDLVTEGVTLRGLRLGMAGRHNVENATAAATMALRAGVTPEAVRAALASFRGVERRFQAILDGPGTIFIDDYAHHPAELDAAIRSARELHPGRRLTVVFQPHLFTRTRDLVDGFARSLAGADRLFLLDIYPAREEPIPGITSSWLLERVALADKHLVGRDELVARLSAERPELLLTLGAGDIDRLVPRIAAVLQHPVAA; from the coding sequence ATGAGCATCGCGGTCCAACGCCTCTATTTCGTCGGCATCGGCGGCATCGGCATGAGCGGCCTGGCCCGCTACTTCCGTCGTGCCGGCGCTGTCGTCGGGGGCTATGACCGCACGCCATCGCCGCTCATCGACAGCCTCTCCGCGGAAGGCATGAGCATCCACTTCGACGAGGACCCCGCCTCGATCCCGGCAACGCTGCGCGAACGGCCGGCCGAGGTGCTGGTGGTGCGCACGCCCGCCGTGCCCGCAGCGAGCCCGTTGCTGGCCTGGTGGACCGCCGCCGGTGCGCGCATCGTGAAGCGGAGCGAACTGCTCGGGCTCATCACCCGCGACCGCCGCACTTACGCCGTGGCCGGCACGCATGGAAAGACCACCGTGAGCACCATGCTGACGCATCTGCTCCACAGCGGTGGTGTGCCGGTGAACGCCTTTCTGGGCGGCATCAGTGCGAACTACCACACCAACGTGCTGCTGGACGAAGGGGCGGTGGCGAACGTGGTGGAGGCCGACGAGTACGACCGCAGCTTCCTGCAGCTTAGCCCCGCGGATGCCATCATCACCGCCGCCGATCCCGATCACCTCGACATCTATGGCACGGCGGAAGCGATGCTCGACGCGTATCGGTCCTTCGCCGGCCTGTGCACGGGGCGGCTGCTCGTGCACGAGCGTGTGAAGGCCGCGCTTCCCGGGCTCAAGGCCGACACCTATGCCATCGGCGGAGAGGGCGTGCCGCGTGCGGAGCAGGTGGAAGTGCGCGAGGGCGCCTACCGGTTCGACCTGGTCACCGAGGGTGTCACGCTCCGCGGGTTGCGCCTGGGCATGGCCGGACGGCACAATGTGGAGAACGCCACCGCGGCGGCCACCATGGCGCTGCGGGCCGGTGTGACGCCGGAGGCGGTGCGTGCCGCCCTGGCCTCGTTCCGCGGTGTGGAGCGCCGGTTCCAGGCCATCCTCGACGGACCGGGCACGATCTTCATCGACGACTACGCCCACCATCCGGCGGAACTGGACGCCGCGATCCGTTCGGCGCGCGAGCTCCACCCCGGACGCCGGCTCACGGTCGTCTTCCAGCCCCACCTCTTCACCCGCACGCGCGACCTCGTCGACGGGTTCGCGCGGAGCCTGGCCGGCGCCGACCGGTTGTTCCTGCTGGACATCTATCCGGCGCGCGAGGAGCCCATCCCCGGCATCACCTCGTCCTGGCTTCTGGAGCGGGTGGCGTTGGCCGACAAGCACCTCGTGGGCCGGGACGAACTGGTCGCACGCCTTTCCGCCGAGCGCCCCGAGCTGCTGCTCACCCTG
- the murG gene encoding undecaprenyldiphospho-muramoylpentapeptide beta-N-acetylglucosaminyltransferase yields the protein MSNPNPAPLRRPLRLMISGGGTGGHIFPAIAIANAVRERLPDAEVLFVGAEGRMEMTKVPAAGYRIEGLPIRGFQRGAVLANLGLPWRLLRSFLKARRLVRSFRPDVAVGVGGYASGPLLAMAQRMGVPTLIQEQNSHAGRTNIHLGRRAHRICVAYPGMEKYFPMDRLRLTGNPVRSATVHLEGKRSEALTHFGLRGDAPIVLVTGGSLGARGVNLGVAAALPVWKAAGVQVIWQTGTPFLDQARTAVSEIGHVDCKVSAFIDRMDLAYACADVVVARAGAISISELCLVKLPAVLVPLPTAAEDHQTSNARALTERGAALLVRDSDTREQLGPTVLRLLNDAPARDRMRSAIAALGHPDAAGAIADEVIALANTSMRP from the coding sequence ATGTCCAACCCCAACCCCGCACCGCTCCGGCGGCCGCTTAGGCTGATGATCAGCGGAGGAGGCACCGGCGGACACATCTTCCCGGCGATCGCCATCGCGAACGCCGTACGGGAGCGCCTGCCCGATGCGGAGGTGCTCTTCGTGGGGGCCGAGGGCCGCATGGAGATGACCAAGGTGCCGGCGGCCGGCTACCGCATCGAGGGCCTGCCGATCCGCGGATTCCAGCGCGGTGCGGTGCTCGCCAACCTGGGCCTGCCCTGGCGGCTGCTGCGCAGTTTCCTCAAGGCCCGACGGCTCGTCCGCTCCTTCCGGCCCGATGTGGCGGTCGGCGTCGGCGGCTACGCCAGCGGTCCGCTGCTCGCCATGGCCCAGCGCATGGGCGTGCCCACGCTCATCCAGGAGCAGAACAGCCACGCGGGCAGGACCAACATCCATCTGGGCCGGCGTGCGCATCGCATCTGCGTGGCCTATCCGGGCATGGAGAAGTACTTCCCGATGGACCGCCTGCGCCTCACCGGTAATCCTGTGCGCAGCGCCACCGTTCACCTGGAGGGCAAGCGCTCCGAGGCGCTCACACATTTCGGCCTTCGCGGTGACGCGCCCATCGTGCTGGTGACCGGCGGCAGCCTTGGCGCGCGTGGTGTGAACCTGGGCGTGGCCGCCGCCCTTCCCGTCTGGAAAGCGGCGGGGGTGCAGGTGATCTGGCAGACCGGGACGCCCTTCCTCGACCAGGCGCGCACGGCCGTGAGCGAGATCGGCCACGTCGACTGCAAGGTGAGCGCCTTCATCGACCGGATGGACCTGGCTTACGCCTGCGCCGATGTGGTCGTGGCCCGGGCGGGCGCCATCAGCATCAGCGAACTGTGCCTGGTCAAGCTGCCCGCGGTCCTCGTCCCCCTGCCCACCGCAGCGGAGGATCACCAGACCTCCAACGCCCGCGCCCTCACCGAACGGGGCGCCGCGCTGCTCGTCCGCGACAGCGACACACGGGAGCAGCTCGGACCCACCGTGCTGCGCCTGCTGAACGATGCCCCGGCCCGGGACCGCATGCGCTCGGCGATCGCCGCCCTCGGCCATCCGGACGCCGCCGGTGCCATCGCCGATGAGGTGATCGCGCTCGCCAACACCTCCATGCGCCCATGA